A single Methanobrevibacter boviskoreani JH1 DNA region contains:
- the thiD gene encoding bifunctional hydroxymethylpyrimidine kinase/phosphomethylpyrimidine kinase — protein sequence MIGLTIAGLDPSGGAGILTDIKTFSALGIHGTGVITALTAQNPSKVYGIQEIDTDFISLQIDSILKEYPIKYGKTGMLYSKKVVKLVSEKIDEYNLNIVIDPVMVSTSGGQLSEENFTKYLKKYLIPKGILVCPNVSEAEKLSKVKIRSIEDGIRAAEKIGPNVIITGGHLNGTNIFYDGDISIFKQKLIETDNTHGSGCTFSAAVCGYLIKGFNLKESIEKSNEYVYHSIKYGRYGTLNPLYKLEE from the coding sequence ATGATAGGACTTACAATCGCAGGATTAGATCCCTCCGGAGGAGCCGGAATACTTACAGATATCAAAACATTTAGTGCCTTAGGAATCCATGGAACCGGAGTCATAACTGCATTAACTGCTCAAAACCCATCAAAAGTCTATGGAATTCAAGAAATTGATACCGATTTTATATCACTACAAATTGACAGTATATTGAAGGAATACCCAATAAAATATGGTAAAACTGGAATGTTATACTCCAAAAAAGTAGTCAAACTTGTAAGTGAGAAAATAGATGAATATAATCTAAACATTGTAATTGATCCGGTAATGGTTTCTACATCAGGGGGACAGCTATCTGAGGAAAACTTTACAAAATACTTAAAAAAATACTTAATTCCCAAGGGAATACTTGTTTGTCCTAATGTAAGTGAAGCTGAAAAACTATCCAAGGTTAAAATCCGCTCAATCGAGGACGGAATCCGGGCTGCCGAAAAGATTGGTCCCAATGTAATAATTACAGGGGGACACTTAAACGGTACCAATATCTTTTATGACGGTGATATTTCTATTTTCAAACAAAAGTTAATTGAAACAGACAATACCCATGGTAGCGGCTGTACATTTTCCGCTGCAGTTTGCGGATATCTAATAAAAGGTTTTAATTTAAAAGAATCTATTGAAAAATCTAATGAATATGTATATCATTCCATTAAATATGGAAGATATGGTACATTGAATCCATTATATAAATTAGAAGAATAA
- the cofC gene encoding 2-phospho-L-lactate guanylyltransferase, translating to MDKIDAIIPVSKFSNAKTRLSPFLSLEEREKLLKAMLTDVTNALREYVDNIYIISSDDEVLEFAKELDVKTIIEEENPDGNNLNNALTQAMTELKDKTKKVIILPSDVPLIGKTNIGMLLQQTQFMDFVIVPSKGGGTNTLIISPLSIEMKFGDFSFIKHVKQADLHNFTPMVHDSFFMAMDVNTTEDLGEILIHGDGTKTKEYLRELGISVHSIHGPERLNVERN from the coding sequence ATGGATAAAATAGATGCGATAATACCAGTTAGTAAATTCTCAAATGCAAAAACTAGATTATCTCCTTTTTTAAGTTTAGAAGAAAGAGAAAAACTATTAAAGGCTATGCTTACTGACGTGACAAATGCGTTAAGAGAATATGTAGATAATATTTATATCATAAGCTCAGATGATGAGGTTTTGGAGTTTGCTAAAGAATTGGATGTAAAGACTATAATAGAAGAGGAAAACCCTGATGGTAACAATTTAAATAACGCATTAACCCAGGCAATGACCGAACTCAAGGATAAAACCAAGAAAGTTATTATTTTACCTTCAGATGTACCGCTTATTGGAAAGACCAATATTGGTATGTTACTTCAACAAACACAGTTTATGGACTTTGTAATTGTACCTTCAAAAGGAGGGGGAACTAATACATTAATTATTAGTCCTTTATCAATTGAAATGAAATTTGGCGATTTCAGTTTCATCAAACATGTAAAACAAGCAGATTTACATAACTTTACCCCAATGGTACATGATTCATTCTTTATGGCAATGGATGTAAATACAACCGAGGATTTAGGTGAAATACTAATACATGGAGACGGAACTAAAACCAAAGAGTACCTAAGGGAATTAGGTATTAGTGTACATTCCATCCATGGACCAGAAAGACTTAATGTTGAAAGAAATTAA